A genomic segment from Maniola jurtina chromosome 16, ilManJurt1.1, whole genome shotgun sequence encodes:
- the LOC123873025 gene encoding B-cell lymphoma/leukemia 11B, with protein sequence MRIKMPAVRIAQADADSAAEGGGSPTPGVPADTLTCGACRRAFALADIVRFIQHKVSSCDKDLSSYHCYSAGPNSDQEDGSRPGQVATGNSSGRRPSLLTARRPPSSRVHTPPLASPSIAPPDLLEDGGASSTPKRLLDEADPGVSTPKRRASTSPMPSSSPDEDIKPKIKQEHMDTTGSPEDHKKSRTEVADAESNTMHSEPSNYVCSTCKARVHSAWRLVQHVQHVHGVKIYVESMPQQLPSKQNHSSSSTSSSSSGCSSTGAPLPPPSLRHHPLLPPPDMHSPFGVGGLLRMPLPGSLPPLAHPSVPPTPLFARPNHHDHRFRMEQLVSEQFRHHGLNLAAAAAAVAANSLPPHQAFPSPADRPPVVPTSLTGRDRQPPVSQPLSLEPQLDFYSQRLRQLAGTTSPGAATGNSSSPSPRKHSPPFASPSPSRVGQTPPAGAGPGTVDTPREAIKPHSSISPERRIEPQTADAPPPERPSSTPPAKRNNNEAIHTCEFCGKKYRFENSLMVHRRTHTGEKPFKCNQCDEAFDKNSKLKKHLKIHRGADANTEENESAGETGDDDTEDELDDEEMDGEEEEDNEDGEDVEEAEDLTVSNSSAPSAQPRKQASAIPAHPPSASVVGELMDKFGLSNIAQYSEAFKQALQESGNSLKWQLAKDRDNNNGPLPEKPNGMPPALRLKEEFAKMPPQPHPLFNPFENPFEASKRMKLDMERNEGWWLPTLHAQRPPDNIFDGLKNSGNGLLQNPLLKSKEGRRNDTCEFCGKVFKNCSNLTVHRRSHTGEKPYKCELCSYACAQSSKLTRHMKTHGRLGKDVYRCRFCEMPFSVPSTLEKHMRKCVVNQSNGAALALSDDSNACRDEAS encoded by the exons CGGATGCGGACAGCGCGGCAGAAGGCGGGGGGTCGCCCACACCCGGCGTCCCTGCGGACACGCTCACCTGTGGGGCGTGCCGCAGAGCATTCGCCCTGGCAGATATCGTGCGGTTCATCCAGCACAAAGTCTCCTCCTGTGATAAGGACCTATCGTCCTACCACTGCTATAGCGCCG GTCCAAATTCAGATCAAGAAGATGGATCAAGACCAGGACAAGTGGCAACTGGTAACTCTAGTGGGCGAAGACCCTCGCTGCTTACAGCCAGAAGGCCTCCAAGCAGTAGAGTACACACTCCACCGCTGGCCAGCCCCTCGATAGCTCCGCCTGATCTGCTGGAAGATGGCGGTGCTTCGAGTACACCTAAACGGCTATTAGATG AAGCCGACCCTGGGGTTTCAACGCCTAAAAGAAGAGCATCAACATCACCAATGCCTTCAAGTTCCCCTGACGAAGATATCAAACCGAAGATCAAACAAGAACACATGGATACCACGGGTTCTCCTGAAGATCATAAGAAATCCAGAACTGAAGTAGCTGACGCTGAATCTAACACAATGCATAGTG AACCGAGTAATTACGTCTGCTCTACGTGCAAGGCGCGCGTGCACTCTGCCTGGCGATTGGTTCAGCACGTGCAACACGTCCACGGCGTAAAGATTTACGTGGAGAGCATGCCGCAGCAGCTGCCGAGCAAACAAAACCATTCATCATCGAGCACTTCCTCGTCGAGCTCAGGTTGCTCGTCCACTGGTGCGCCTCTCCCACCACCTTCATTGCGTCATCACCCCCTGTTACCGCCACCAGACATGCATTCGCCGTTCGGAGTAGGAGGCCTACTACGGATGCCTTTACCAGGCAGTTTACCACCACTAGCTCATCCATCGGTGCCCCCGACTCCCCTCTTTGCACGACCAAACCATCACGATCACAGATTTCGAATGGAACAACTAGTTTCAGAACAATTTCGACACCATGGACTGAACTTAGCCGCAGCAGCCGCCGCTGTTGCGGCCAATTCTCTCCCTCCACATCAAGCCTTTCCCTCTCCAGCGGACAGGCCACCCGTAGTTCCAACCTCTCTCACGGGTCGGGACAGACAGCCTCCCGTATCACAACCCCTTTCACTAGAACCCCAGCTGGATTTTTACTCGCAGCGCTTGCGGCAACTGGCCGGTACGACCAGTCCAGGGGCGGCCACAGGCAATTCGAGCTCTCCTAGCCCCAGGAAGCATTCGCCTCCGTTCGCTTCCCCGTCGCCCTCCCGAGTCGGCCAGACTCCACCGGCGGGCGCCGGACCCGGAACGGTGGACACCCCTCGAGAAGCCATTAAACCTCACAGTTCGATATCACCCGAGCGACGTATTGAACCACAGACTGCAGATGCACCGCCTCCCGAACGACCGTCATCGACACCACCTGCCAAAAGAAACAATAATGAAGCCATTCATACTTGCGAATTCTGTGGGAAGAAATACCGATTTGAAAATAGTCTAATGGTTCATCGGCGCACCCATACTGGTGAGAAACCTTTTAAATGCAATCAATGTGATGAAGCTTTTGATAAGAattcaaagttaaaaaaacatttgaaaatcCACCGAGGAGCTGACGCTAACACTGAAGAGAATGAATCTGCTGGTGAGACTGGAGACGACGATACCGAAGATGAGTTAGACGATGAGGAAATGGACggtgaagaagaagaagataacgAAGATGGAGAGGATGTTGAAGAAGCTGAGGATTTAACAGTTTCAAATAGCAGTGCTCCTTCTGCTCAGCCTCGAAAACAAGCATCAGCAATACCAGCACATCCTCCCTCCGCATCAGTTGTTGGAGAACTAATGGACAAATTCGGTTTATCTAACATTGCTCAATATAGTGAAGCGTTTAAACAAGCACTTCAAGAATCGGGAAATTCGCTCAAATGGCAATTAGCAAAAGATCGGGATAACAACAATGGCCCACTTCCTGAAAAACCTAATGGTATGCCTCCTGCTTTACGATTAAAGGAGGAATTCGCTAAGATGCCTCCTCAGCCGCATCCTTTATTCAACCCCTTTGAAAATCCATTCGaagcttctaaacgaatgaaatTGGATATGGAAAGGAATGAAGGATGGTGGTTACCGACTTTACATGCACAACGACCACCTGACAATATATTTGATGGGTTGAAGAACAGTGGCAATGGTTTGCTTCAGAACCCTCTCCTAAAATCTAAAGAGGGGCGTCGCAACGACACGTGTGAATTTTGTGGGAAAGTATTCAAGAACTGCTCAAACCTCACGGTTCATCGCCGATCTCATACTGGCGAGAAACCGTACAAATGTGAACTATGTTCCTACGCATGTGCTCAGAGCTCCAAACTGACAAGGCATATGAAAACTCACGGTAGACTGGGCAAAGACGTGTACCGCTGCAGGTTCTGTGAGATGCCTTTCTCAGTACCATCAACGCTCGAGAAGCATATGCGTAAGTGTGTTGTGAATCAAAGTAATGGTGCTGCACTTGCTTTATCCGATGACTCTAACGCGTGTCGTGATGAGGCCTCGTGA